GAAGGGGTGGGGCTGGCGCGGCGCTGCGCCCGCTATCTCGACGAGGCGGAGAAGCGCATCGAGCTCCTCACCAAGGACGAGGCGGGCCTCCTCCGCGTCGAGCCCTTCACGTGGGACGAGGGCAAGCAGTCATGAGCGCGGGCTTCGAGAGCTACCTCAAGGACCGGGCTCAGAGCGTGGACCTGGCGCTCGATCGCTTCCTCCCCGCGGAAACGGTGGCCCCCGAGACCATTCACAAGGCGATGCGCTACAGCGTCTTCGCGGGCGGCAAGCGGCTGCGCCCGGTGCTGGTCATCGCGGGGGCGGAGGCGGTGGGCGGGCGTATGGACGAAGTGATGCCGACGGCGTGCGCGCTCGAGCTGATCCACACGTATTCGCTCATCCACGACGACCTGCCCGCGATGGACAACGACGACTTCCGCCGCGGGCGGCCCACCAGCCACAAGGTGTTCGGCGAAGCCATGGCCATCCTCGCCGGTGACGGGCTCCTCACGCACGCCTTCCGGCTCATCGCGGAGAACTGGCGACCGGAGATGGACGCCAGGGTCCTGCGTGATGTCCTCGTGGACGTGTCGGATGCGGCCGGCACCGACGGCATGGTGGGCGGACAGGTGGCCGACCTC
This window of the Candidatus Methylomirabilota bacterium genome carries:
- a CDS encoding farnesyl diphosphate synthase, with the translated sequence MSAGFESYLKDRAQSVDLALDRFLPAETVAPETIHKAMRYSVFAGGKRLRPVLVIAGAEAVGGRMDEVMPTACALELIHTYSLIHDDLPAMDNDDFRRGRPTSHKVFGEAMAILAGDGLLTHAFRLIAENWRPEMDARVLRDVLVDVSDAAGTDGMVGGQVADLEAEGRRVSADVLEYIHLHKTAALIRTSIRVGARLSGARDDQLRALTVAGGDLGLAFQIVDDILDVTGTTEQLGKTAGKDQAQQKATYPAIHGIEASQAQAGRLIGEALHALAPLGSPAEPLRALARFILERKA
- a CDS encoding exodeoxyribonuclease VII small subunit, which produces MTDIKFEDALARLEQIVDTLEAGNLPLEDSLKAFEEGVGLARRCARYLDEAEKRIELLTKDEAGLLRVEPFTWDEGKQS